A single genomic interval of Sceloporus undulatus isolate JIND9_A2432 ecotype Alabama chromosome 2, SceUnd_v1.1, whole genome shotgun sequence harbors:
- the MON1A gene encoding vacuolar fusion protein MON1 homolog A isoform X3 encodes MHHQQQQKQAQISPDTALLSALWQPVPVKTVSSSGFSVMAADVYKQKSGDVPNGSLVPPDRQYAERSESPTPGLAQGTEPGAGQEGAMFVHAKSYEDLTGTDNQDAIPQSSAEREEAQDDQTKMEEISKDFSELSTQLTGIALDLEEEIRQSEEDKLNISPQSSHRDSXLSGKEEEDITMEAWRMHQKHVFVLSEAGKPVYSRYGSEEALSSTMGVMMALVSFLEAGKNAIRSIHADGYKMVFVRRSPLVLVAVAHTRQSEQEIAQELLYIYYQIVSLLTWTQLNRIFQQKQNYDLRRLLAGSERITNNLLDLMARDPSFLMGAARCLPMAAGVRDAVSSCLQQAKAKSLVFAILLSKNQLVSLVRKKDQFLHPIDLHLLFNLISSSSSFREGEAWTPICLPKFNSSGFFHAHISYLEQDTDLCLLLISTDREDFFTVSDCKRKFQERLKKRGVYHALLESLRTPFYSASQVGIPELRHFIYKSKSSGLFTR; translated from the exons GTTCCTCTGGTTTTTCAGTGATGGCTGCTGATGTTTACAAACAGAAAAGTGGAGACGTGCCCAATGGGTCACTGGTCCCTCCTGACAGACAATATGCTGAGAGATCAGAAAGTCCTACTCCAGGGCTGGCTCAGGGAACCGAACCAG GGGCCGGCCAGGAGGGAGCCATGTTTGTTCATGCCAAATCCTATGAGGACCTGACTGGCACAGATAATCAGGATGCAATTCCCCAGAGCTCAGCTGAGAGGGAAGAGGCCCAAGATGACCAGACAAAAATGGAGGAGATCAGCAAGGACTTCAGCGAGTTAAGTACTCAGCTTACTGGTATAGCACTGGATCTGGAAGAAGAGATAAGGCAGAGTGAAGAGGACAAACTCAACATCTCACCACAGTCCTCACACCGAGATTCAAT NCTctctgggaaagaggaggaagatatAACCATGGAGGCCTGGCGTATGCACCAGAAACATGTCTTTGTTCTAAGTGAGGCAGGCAAGCCAGTGTACTCCCGCTATGGATCTGAAGAGGCACTGTCCAGCACCATGGGAGTGATGATGGCTCTAGTGTCCTTCCTAGAAGCAGGAAAAAATGCCATCCGGTCTATTCATGCAG ATGGATATAAGATGGTGTTTGTGCGCAGAAGCCCGCTGGTGCTTGTCGCTGTGGCTCATACTCGGCAGTCAGAGCAAGAAATTGCTCAGGAGCTGCTTTATATTTACTACCAGATTGTTAGTCTTCTGACATGGACCCAGCTCAACCGCATCTTCCAGCAGAAGCAGAACTATGACCTGAGGAGACTGCTGGCAGGCTCCGAGCGTATCACCAACAATTTGCTAGACCTGATGGCCAGGGACCCCAGTTTTCTGATGGGTGCTGCCCGTTGCCTGCCTATGGCTGCCGGGGTCAGGGATGCAGTGAGTTCCTGCCTCCAGCAAGCCAAAGCCAAAAGTCTAGTATTTGCCATTCTACTGTCCAAGAACCAGCTGGTGTCTCTAGTGAGAAAAAAGGACCAATTCCTACACCCAATTGACCTCCACTTACTCTTTAACCTCAtcagttcctcctcctcttttagaGAAGGAGAGGCCTGGACACCTATCTGCCTGCCCAAGTTCAATTCCAGTGGTTTCTTCCATGCCCACATTTCCTACTTAGAACAAGACACTGACTTGTGCCTTCTCCTGATATCCACGGACCGTGAGGACTTTTTTACCGTGTCAGACTGTAAGCGCAAGTTCCAAGAGCGCCTGAAGAAGCGTGGTGTTTATCACGCCCTCCTGGAATCACTGCGCACACCTTTCTACAGTGCTTCCCAAGTAGGAATCCCAGAGCTCCGTCACTTTATCTACAAATCAAAGAGTTCAGGACTCTTCACCAGGTAA